One Candidatus Acidulodesulfobacterium ferriphilum genomic window carries:
- a CDS encoding AAA family ATPase, which translates to MSNFSQTEKNFKSLVYIIIKSKATISLLKNGLKKTIGEDKISVLKNIEELPANVGNNTYIIIENNKTFISKISKISPKRNVKLFVYIESIYNLNTDDLIFFIKHDIDHIIHPENIKYLNYEKFIDSKIFKKKHYNAFIDKESSLLADLCQRFDDTDIDTGGSRGINIYGISNHIRTTVEKAYKISQSDSNVLITGESGTGKELIARLIHGKSNRNQKPMVSINCGAFPEGLLESELFGYKKGAFTGAFNDKPGRFELADKSTIFLDEIGDMSLSLQVKLLRVIQEREIEPIGAIKAKKIDARIISATNKNLEDLIVKNLFREDFYYRINVIPIHLAPLRERKTDIIILIYYFLKKFSAYQNNQIYGMSEDALATLLNYDWYGNIREIENLIEMLVVLNESGLITNKDIPEKYFKSGANTENNKIEKKDAINNLTVPNIKDMQMSSEDCKFNLKDKIEEIEFEIIRKAMETSGGVKEKAARMLGLNRTTLIEKLKRYEKNRKK; encoded by the coding sequence ACTATAGGCGAAGACAAGATAAGCGTACTGAAAAACATCGAAGAACTTCCCGCCAATGTAGGCAATAATACTTACATTATTATAGAAAATAATAAAACTTTTATATCTAAAATATCAAAAATATCCCCCAAAAGAAATGTAAAGCTTTTTGTATATATCGAGAGCATTTACAATTTAAATACGGATGATTTAATCTTTTTTATAAAACATGACATCGACCATATAATTCACCCTGAAAATATTAAATATCTTAATTATGAAAAATTTATAGATTCAAAAATTTTTAAGAAAAAACATTATAACGCTTTTATCGATAAAGAATCCTCCCTTTTGGCAGATTTATGTCAAAGATTTGACGACACGGATATTGATACCGGGGGCTCTCGCGGGATTAATATATACGGGATTTCAAATCATATCAGGACAACCGTTGAAAAAGCCTATAAAATATCGCAATCCGACAGCAATGTGTTAATAACGGGGGAATCAGGAACGGGAAAGGAGCTTATAGCAAGGTTAATACACGGCAAATCTAACAGAAATCAAAAGCCGATGGTTTCCATAAATTGCGGAGCTTTCCCCGAAGGGCTTCTCGAAAGCGAACTTTTCGGATATAAAAAGGGGGCTTTTACGGGGGCTTTTAACGATAAACCCGGAAGATTCGAGCTTGCCGATAAATCTACCATATTTTTAGACGAAATCGGCGATATGAGTCTTTCGCTCCAGGTAAAGCTTTTAAGGGTAATCCAGGAACGCGAAATAGAACCTATCGGCGCTATAAAGGCAAAAAAAATAGATGCAAGAATTATCTCTGCGACAAATAAAAATCTTGAGGATTTGATTGTAAAAAATCTGTTCAGGGAGGATTTTTATTACAGAATTAATGTTATCCCGATTCATTTAGCTCCCTTAAGAGAGAGAAAAACGGACATTATTATATTAATCTATTATTTTTTAAAAAAATTCAGCGCATATCAAAATAATCAGATTTACGGTATGTCGGAAGATGCGCTTGCAACCCTTCTGAATTACGACTGGTACGGAAATATCAGGGAAATAGAAAATCTTATCGAGATGCTTGTAGTATTAAACGAAAGCGGTTTAATCACGAACAAAGATATACCCGAAAAATATTTTAAAAGCGGCGCAAATACGGAAAATAATAAAATAGAAAAAAAAGATGCGATTAACAATTTAACTGTGCCGAATATCAAAGACATGCAAATGAGCTCCGAAGATTGTAAGTTCAATCTTAAGGATAAAATCGAAGAAATCGAGTTCGAGATTATACGAAAGGCTATGGAAACATCCGGAGGGGTAAAAGAAAAAGCCGCAAGAATGCTTGGCTTAAACAGGACCACCCTTATAGAAAAATTAAAAAGATATGAAAAAAATAGAAAGAAATAA